The following are from one region of the Methyloversatilis discipulorum genome:
- the dnaA gene encoding chromosomal replication initiator protein DnaA: protein MQQFWEVCLSRFEQELPAQQYQTWIKGLRIGQSDDDSLALVAPNRFVLQWVRERYLARIEALGLEYFSQPLSVRLSLPDPATKAAAADDTPMVAVRNGTPADNDGERPARAALRAAGEPDSTRVAAPALIVRPSAGNNGSERDRSRLNPGFTFDNLVTGRANELARAAAIQVAQNPGMSYNPIFIYGGVGLGKTHLVHALGNEVMKHNPDAVIRYVHADDYYADVVRAYQQKSFDAFKRYYRSLDVLLIDDIQFFNNKTRTQEEFFYAFNALTDAKKQIVITCDTYPKNIQGVEERLTTRFGWGLTVQIEPPELEMRVAILKKKAEMERVKVGEDVAFLIAKNIRSNVRELEGALKKVIAFAHFHTLPISLEVAREALKDLLGAHNRQITLEFIQKTVSDYYKIKVSEMYSKKRTRAIARPRQVAMWLAKELTPESYPAIGESFGGRDHTTVLHACRTIADLRLKDEVLNHDLHVLTQTLRK, encoded by the coding sequence GGATCAAGGGTCTGCGCATCGGTCAGAGCGACGACGATTCGCTGGCGCTGGTCGCGCCGAACCGGTTCGTTCTGCAGTGGGTCCGCGAGCGCTATCTGGCGCGTATCGAAGCACTGGGGCTGGAGTATTTCTCCCAGCCGCTGTCGGTCAGGCTCAGCCTGCCCGACCCGGCAACGAAGGCCGCAGCCGCCGACGACACCCCGATGGTCGCCGTCCGCAACGGCACGCCGGCCGACAACGACGGCGAACGTCCGGCGCGTGCAGCACTGCGCGCCGCGGGCGAGCCCGACAGCACGCGCGTCGCCGCGCCGGCGCTCATCGTCCGTCCGTCTGCCGGCAACAACGGCAGCGAACGCGACCGTTCACGTCTCAATCCCGGCTTCACCTTCGACAATCTGGTCACCGGCCGCGCCAACGAACTGGCCCGCGCCGCCGCGATACAGGTCGCCCAGAACCCGGGCATGTCCTACAACCCCATCTTCATCTATGGCGGTGTGGGCCTGGGCAAGACCCACCTCGTGCACGCGCTCGGCAACGAGGTGATGAAGCACAATCCGGACGCGGTCATCCGTTACGTGCACGCCGACGACTACTACGCCGACGTGGTGCGCGCCTACCAGCAGAAGAGCTTCGACGCCTTCAAGCGCTACTACCGCTCGCTCGACGTGCTGCTGATCGACGACATCCAGTTCTTCAACAACAAGACGCGCACGCAGGAGGAGTTCTTCTACGCCTTCAATGCGCTGACCGATGCGAAGAAGCAGATCGTCATCACCTGTGACACCTATCCGAAGAACATCCAGGGCGTCGAGGAACGCCTGACGACGCGCTTCGGCTGGGGCCTGACGGTGCAGATCGAGCCGCCCGAGCTGGAAATGCGGGTGGCCATCCTGAAGAAGAAGGCTGAGATGGAACGGGTGAAGGTGGGCGAGGACGTCGCCTTCCTGATCGCCAAGAACATCCGCAGCAATGTGCGCGAGCTCGAAGGGGCGCTGAAGAAGGTGATCGCCTTCGCCCACTTCCACACGCTGCCGATCTCGCTCGAAGTGGCGCGTGAGGCGCTGAAGGACCTGCTCGGTGCGCACAACCGGCAGATCACGCTGGAGTTCATCCAGAAGACCGTATCCGACTACTACAAGATCAAGGTGTCGGAGATGTATTCGAAGAAGCGGACGCGCGCGATCGCGCGGCCGCGGCAGGTGGCGATGTGGCTGGCCAAGGAACTGACGCCGGAGAGCTATCCGGCCATCGGCGAATCTTTCGGCGGCCGCGACCATACGACCGTGCTGCACGCATGCCGCACGATCGCTGACCTGCGCCTGAAGGACGAAGTGCTGAACCATGACCTGCACGTACTGACGCAGACGCTGCGCAAGTAA
- the dnaN gene encoding DNA polymerase III subunit beta: MKIEREQLLRPLQSVSGIVEKRHTLPILSNVLIETEGDALTLLATDIEIQIRTRSTGSISGAQPAALTVAARKLQDILRALPEGQEVSLDADDRKLTVRAGKSRFTLQTLPAQDYPRMQLADGETVKLSLSQKKLKRLLSLVQYSMAQQDIRYYLNGLLLSVGNEELRLVATDGHRLAYVSEAMPGVTDKLDVILPRKTVLELARQLADIDDPVDIELGSNQARLRFGAVELITKLIDGKFPDYERVIPKDHPKELMLQRSTFLPALQRAAILTNEKFKGVRVVLSAGTLKLISSNAEQEEAVEELEVEYDGDGLDIGFNVSYLLDVLNNVGGDTLSLKLNDGNSSALITLPGTDAFKYVVMPMRV; this comes from the coding sequence ATGAAGATAGAACGCGAACAGCTGCTGCGACCGCTGCAGTCGGTCAGCGGCATCGTCGAGAAGCGTCACACCCTGCCCATCCTGTCCAACGTCCTGATCGAAACCGAGGGCGATGCGCTCACCCTGCTCGCCACCGACATCGAGATCCAGATCCGCACCCGCTCGACCGGCAGCATCAGCGGCGCCCAGCCGGCGGCCCTGACCGTCGCCGCCCGCAAGCTGCAGGACATCCTGCGTGCGCTGCCCGAAGGCCAGGAAGTCAGCCTCGACGCCGACGACCGCAAGCTCACCGTGCGTGCCGGCAAGAGCCGCTTCACGCTGCAGACCCTGCCGGCGCAGGACTACCCGCGCATGCAGCTGGCCGACGGCGAAACCGTCAAGCTCAGCCTGTCGCAGAAAAAGCTGAAGCGCCTGCTGTCGCTGGTGCAGTATTCGATGGCCCAGCAGGACATCCGCTACTACCTGAACGGCCTGCTGCTGTCGGTCGGCAACGAGGAACTGCGTCTGGTCGCGACCGACGGTCACCGTCTGGCCTACGTGTCGGAAGCGATGCCCGGCGTGACCGACAAGCTCGACGTCATCCTGCCGCGCAAGACCGTGCTCGAACTGGCCCGTCAGCTGGCCGACATCGACGACCCGGTCGATATCGAACTGGGTTCCAACCAGGCCCGTCTGCGCTTCGGCGCGGTCGAGCTGATCACCAAGCTGATCGACGGCAAGTTCCCCGACTACGAGCGCGTCATCCCGAAGGACCATCCGAAGGAACTGATGCTGCAGCGCTCGACCTTCCTGCCCGCACTGCAGCGCGCCGCCATCCTGACCAACGAGAAGTTCAAGGGTGTGCGCGTCGTGCTGTCGGCCGGCACGCTGAAGCTCATCTCCAGCAACGCCGAGCAGGAAGAGGCGGTGGAAGAGCTCGAAGTCGAGTACGACGGCGACGGCCTCGACATCGGTTTCAACGTGAGCTACCTGCTCGACGTACTGAACAACGTCGGCGGCGACACGCTGAGCCTCAAGCTCAACGACGGCAACAGCAGCGCGCTGATCACGCTGCCCGGCACCGACGCCTTCAAGTACGTCGTGATGCCGATGCGCGTGTAA
- the gyrB gene encoding DNA topoisomerase (ATP-hydrolyzing) subunit B — MSDEAQSPNTPNPDAYGEGSIQILEGLEAVRKRPGMYIGDTSDGTGLHHLVFEVVDNSIDEALAGHCDDIVITIHTDNSISVTDNGRGIPTGIKFDDKHEPKRSAAEIALTELHAGGKFNQNSYKVSGGLHGVGVSCVNALSKWLRLTVRRDGQKHFIEFERGVPLDRQIEVQNGVEVSPLKVIGPTEKRGTEVHFLADETIFENIEFHYDILAKRLRELSFLNNGVKIKLIDQRNAKEEDFAFAGGVKGFVDYINRNKTVLHPNVFYSAGSSVLNGVQIDVEVAMQWNDSYAEQVLCFTNNIPQSDGGTHLTGLRAAMTRIINKYIEENEIAKKAKVDITGDDMREGLACVLSVKMPDPKFASQTKMKLVSSEARPAVEEVVAQKLADFLLERPNDAKTICGKIVEAARARDAARKARDMTRRKGVLDSFGLSGKLADCQEKDPAKAELYLVEGDSAGGSAKQGRDRKFQAILPLKGKILNVEKARFDKLISSQEIVTLIQTLGTGIGKDEYKPEKLRYHRIIIMTDADVDGAHIRTLLLTFFYRQMPELVEGGHIYIAQPPLYKIKHGRTELYVKDDHELNQYLLKLAFDDASLLPRAGAEPLSGSAFEEMAREYLTAEAIVERLAEYADGELLRTLLEHNIALDLADEAAARASAARLTQSLPANVTLAAEYNDKTESWQLRVERMHHGNRKVGHVDVEFLLSGDYQRIRHAAELVAGLIGEGATVKRSEKSQEVKTFSEAARWLLNEVERNLGKQRYKGLGEMNPEQLWETTMDPTVRRLLKVQIDDAIAADEIFTTLMGDNVEPRRAFIESNALNARNIDV; from the coding sequence ATGTCTGACGAAGCACAGAGCCCGAATACACCCAACCCTGACGCTTACGGCGAAGGCAGCATCCAGATCCTCGAAGGTCTGGAAGCCGTCCGCAAGCGGCCGGGCATGTACATCGGCGACACCTCGGACGGCACCGGTCTGCACCACCTGGTGTTCGAAGTGGTCGACAACTCGATCGACGAGGCGCTGGCTGGCCACTGCGACGACATCGTCATCACCATCCACACCGACAACTCGATTTCGGTCACCGACAACGGTCGCGGCATCCCGACCGGCATCAAGTTCGACGACAAGCACGAGCCCAAGCGTTCGGCCGCCGAAATCGCGCTGACCGAGCTGCACGCCGGCGGCAAGTTCAACCAGAACTCGTACAAGGTGTCCGGCGGTCTGCACGGCGTCGGCGTGAGCTGCGTGAACGCGCTGTCGAAGTGGTTGCGCCTCACCGTGCGCCGCGACGGTCAGAAGCACTTCATCGAATTCGAACGCGGCGTGCCGCTCGATCGCCAGATCGAAGTGCAGAACGGCGTCGAAGTGTCGCCGCTGAAAGTAATCGGCCCGACCGAGAAGCGCGGCACCGAAGTGCACTTCCTCGCCGACGAAACGATTTTCGAGAATATCGAATTCCACTACGACATCCTGGCCAAGCGCCTGCGCGAGCTGTCCTTTCTGAACAACGGCGTCAAGATCAAGCTGATCGACCAGCGCAACGCCAAGGAAGAGGACTTCGCCTTCGCCGGCGGCGTGAAGGGCTTCGTCGATTACATCAACCGCAACAAGACGGTGCTGCACCCCAACGTGTTCTACAGCGCAGGTTCGTCGGTGCTGAACGGCGTGCAGATCGACGTCGAAGTGGCGATGCAGTGGAACGACAGCTATGCCGAACAGGTGCTGTGCTTCACCAACAACATTCCGCAGTCCGACGGTGGCACCCACCTGACCGGCCTGCGTGCGGCGATGACCCGCATCATCAACAAGTACATCGAAGAAAACGAGATCGCGAAGAAGGCCAAGGTGGACATCACCGGCGACGACATGCGCGAAGGCCTGGCCTGCGTGCTGTCGGTGAAGATGCCGGATCCGAAGTTCGCGTCGCAGACCAAGATGAAGCTGGTGTCGTCCGAAGCGCGCCCGGCGGTGGAAGAAGTGGTGGCGCAGAAGCTCGCCGACTTCCTGCTCGAGCGCCCGAACGACGCCAAGACGATCTGCGGCAAGATCGTCGAAGCCGCGCGTGCGCGCGACGCCGCCCGCAAGGCGCGCGACATGACCCGGCGCAAGGGTGTGCTCGATTCCTTCGGCCTGTCGGGCAAGCTCGCCGACTGCCAAGAGAAGGACCCGGCCAAGGCCGAGCTCTACCTGGTCGAGGGTGACTCCGCAGGCGGCTCCGCCAAGCAGGGCCGCGACCGGAAGTTCCAGGCCATCCTGCCGCTCAAGGGCAAGATCCTGAACGTCGAGAAGGCGCGCTTCGACAAGCTCATTTCCAGCCAGGAAATCGTCACGCTGATCCAGACCCTGGGCACCGGCATCGGCAAGGACGAGTACAAGCCGGAAAAGCTGCGCTACCACCGCATCATCATCATGACCGACGCCGACGTCGACGGCGCCCACATCCGCACCCTGCTGCTCACCTTCTTCTACCGCCAGATGCCCGAGCTGGTCGAAGGCGGCCACATCTATATCGCCCAGCCGCCGCTGTACAAGATCAAGCACGGCCGCACCGAGCTGTACGTGAAGGACGACCACGAGCTGAACCAGTACCTGCTCAAGCTCGCCTTCGACGACGCCAGCCTGCTGCCGCGCGCCGGCGCCGAACCGCTGTCCGGCAGCGCCTTCGAAGAGATGGCGCGCGAATACCTCACCGCCGAAGCCATCGTCGAACGCTTGGCCGAATACGCCGACGGCGAACTGCTGCGCACCCTGCTCGAACACAACATCGCGCTCGACCTGGCCGACGAAGCCGCCGCCCGCGCCAGCGCCGCCCGCCTCACGCAGTCGCTGCCGGCCAACGTCACGCTGGCGGCCGAGTACAACGACAAGACCGAAAGCTGGCAGCTGCGCGTCGAGCGCATGCACCACGGCAACCGCAAGGTCGGCCACGTCGACGTCGAATTCCTGCTGTCCGGTGACTACCAGCGCATCCGCCACGCCGCCGAACTGGTGGCCGGCCTGATCGGCGAAGGCGCCACCGTCAAGCGCAGCGAGAAGTCACAGGAAGTGAAAACCTTCTCCGAAGCCGCCCGCTGGCTGCTGAACGAAGTTGAACGCAACCTCGGCAAGCAGCGCTACAAAGGCCTGGGCGAAATGAACCCGGAACAGCTGTGGGAAACCACGATGGACCCCACCGTGCGCCGCCTGCTGAAGGTACAGATCGACGACGCCATCGCCGCCGACGAAATCTTCACCACGCTGATGGGCGACAACGTCGAACCGCGCAGGGCGTTCATCGAAAGCAATGCGCTGAATGCGCGGAATATTGATGTTTGA
- a CDS encoding RNA-directed DNA polymerase produces the protein MELRHFERAAREIAEHGDNDTLPFDVDIRFCRDQAQALASIAYGFYSKLRDTEAKKDNHERIAELHVYSERLLAPSGPTGFRVITKIHLFWNIYLNGLAIAIAEELEPHRSKGAHSYRFLAAGDTDLFDSKRSWRAFKEETVQQASMASEHAVIVQTDISSFYEHVSHHYVENLINRLGGDGSAVSKQVNALLSKLFAGRSFGLPVGGQGARILAELVLNEVDTAMAAKGIWGNRYVDDYVLVADNTAEAYRALGILAQCLMDYGLSLNKSKTVLLSAKHYRDYVASQLGGDDAEAAKLRKIDLKFDPYSDNPEADYESLVETVETLEIRKLLNRELEKALPDTFLVTQIGRTIRLHEPAVALEIAATLLKQQNLHAFRSSFSTIMRGIANLRGDGRFDAIHGALDQLLDQVPLHSAHLLKADTSLLHYLRCLRFHKTPTRANFVSELFDKTQLDVTRRACIDCWRNWKDAVAFNHLRNRWQQLSPECQRLYWLSSFCFGDEGNKARQQAKRAVAQYWSLGVELPFEEQRDNAKLATLPRDTEPRFAAVFTRWAEDAGDAV, from the coding sequence GTGGAACTGCGTCACTTCGAACGCGCCGCTCGCGAGATTGCAGAGCATGGCGATAACGATACGCTCCCGTTCGATGTCGATATCCGATTCTGTAGGGACCAGGCTCAGGCTCTCGCGTCGATCGCGTATGGCTTCTATTCCAAACTCCGTGACACCGAGGCGAAAAAGGACAACCACGAGCGAATCGCGGAGTTGCACGTCTACAGTGAGCGCCTCCTTGCTCCGTCTGGCCCAACCGGGTTTCGAGTCATCACCAAGATCCACCTGTTCTGGAACATCTACCTCAACGGTCTTGCAATAGCAATCGCAGAGGAACTCGAGCCGCATCGCTCTAAAGGCGCACACTCTTACAGATTTCTAGCCGCGGGTGACACGGACCTGTTCGATAGCAAGCGCTCTTGGCGTGCATTTAAAGAAGAGACCGTACAACAAGCATCAATGGCCTCGGAACATGCCGTCATTGTGCAGACCGATATCTCGAGCTTCTATGAACACGTGTCGCATCATTACGTCGAGAATCTTATCAACCGCCTCGGCGGCGATGGTTCGGCTGTTTCCAAGCAGGTCAATGCGCTGCTTAGCAAGCTCTTTGCCGGGCGTTCATTTGGCCTTCCAGTCGGGGGACAAGGCGCTCGCATTCTTGCGGAGCTTGTTCTCAACGAGGTGGATACCGCCATGGCGGCTAAAGGTATCTGGGGTAACCGCTATGTCGACGACTATGTCCTAGTTGCAGACAATACCGCCGAAGCGTATCGAGCCTTGGGCATCTTGGCGCAGTGCCTGATGGACTACGGCCTCAGCTTAAACAAGTCAAAGACAGTGTTGCTCTCCGCCAAGCACTATCGTGACTATGTTGCTTCGCAACTGGGAGGGGATGACGCTGAAGCAGCCAAACTAAGAAAAATTGATCTCAAGTTCGACCCATACTCGGACAATCCCGAAGCAGACTATGAGTCGCTAGTCGAGACAGTCGAAACACTCGAGATTCGAAAACTCCTCAACCGGGAGCTCGAGAAGGCGCTTCCCGATACGTTTCTGGTTACGCAGATTGGTAGGACGATTCGTCTTCATGAACCTGCCGTAGCTCTTGAGATCGCGGCAACGCTGCTGAAGCAGCAGAACCTGCACGCATTTCGCTCCTCCTTTTCAACAATCATGCGGGGAATTGCCAATCTGCGAGGCGATGGAAGGTTCGATGCTATCCACGGGGCTTTGGACCAGTTGCTCGACCAGGTTCCACTTCACTCTGCGCATCTATTGAAGGCCGATACCAGCCTCCTCCACTACCTACGATGCTTGCGATTCCATAAAACGCCCACGCGCGCGAACTTCGTGAGCGAGCTCTTCGACAAGACACAGCTTGATGTCACTCGGCGCGCCTGTATCGACTGCTGGCGGAATTGGAAGGATGCGGTCGCATTCAACCATCTACGAAACCGATGGCAGCAGCTAAGCCCTGAATGCCAGCGTCTTTATTGGCTGTCCTCTTTCTGCTTCGGTGATGAGGGGAATAAGGCGCGCCAGCAAGCCAAACGCGCTGTAGCACAATACTGGTCACTTGGTGTGGAGCTTCCTTTCGAAGAACAACGGGACAACGCAAAGCTCGCAACGCTTCCCCGTGACACTGAGCCCCGGTTCGCCGCGGTGTTCACGCGCTGGGCGGAGGATGCTGGCGATGCAGTTTGA
- a CDS encoding helix-turn-helix domain-containing protein, translated as MIHDRIRRARVLRGLSLEDLAQRLGDISKQAVSKFEKGAAVPNSARLLQLAQALDVKPEYFFRPDAVTLAPLEFRKLAKMPKYRQQQVEEQMREHLERYIALERCFDAADIALGAVPAGSIAVASVEAAEDAARKLRGDWAIGSDEIANLTELLEDHGIKVALLDGPDDFDGACAATHDEQHVLIALNRTRPGERMRFTAAHELGHWVMALPDSMPEKDKEACCHRFAGAFLYTRDQVVLDFGSHRRSKVHMMELLNAKRRYGVSMQMALRRLKDLELLSDAGYRSASIEFSVNGWRSSEPEPLLAEQPRRFESLVFWGLAEGLFTPSRASEFLQRPIDQLEPTMAM; from the coding sequence ATGATTCATGACCGCATCCGCCGTGCCCGCGTGCTCCGGGGTTTGAGCCTCGAAGATCTGGCGCAGAGGCTGGGCGATATCAGCAAGCAGGCAGTGAGCAAGTTCGAGAAGGGCGCCGCGGTGCCGAATTCGGCGCGCCTGCTGCAACTGGCACAGGCGCTGGACGTGAAGCCCGAGTACTTCTTTCGCCCGGATGCCGTGACGCTGGCGCCGCTGGAATTCCGCAAGCTCGCGAAAATGCCGAAGTATCGACAGCAACAGGTCGAGGAGCAGATGCGCGAGCATCTGGAGCGTTACATCGCGCTGGAGCGATGCTTCGACGCGGCGGATATCGCGTTGGGCGCAGTTCCTGCCGGCTCCATAGCCGTCGCGTCCGTTGAAGCCGCCGAGGATGCGGCCAGGAAGCTCAGGGGAGACTGGGCCATCGGTAGCGATGAGATAGCCAATCTGACCGAACTGCTCGAAGACCATGGAATCAAGGTCGCGCTGCTCGACGGGCCGGACGATTTCGACGGCGCGTGCGCCGCTACCCACGACGAGCAGCACGTGCTGATCGCCCTGAACCGCACCCGCCCCGGCGAGCGCATGCGTTTCACCGCGGCACATGAGCTCGGACACTGGGTCATGGCACTGCCGGACTCGATGCCGGAGAAGGACAAGGAGGCCTGCTGTCATCGCTTCGCCGGTGCCTTCCTGTACACCCGGGATCAGGTCGTCCTGGATTTCGGCAGCCACCGGCGCTCCAAGGTTCACATGATGGAGCTGCTCAACGCAAAGCGGCGTTACGGCGTGTCGATGCAGATGGCTCTGCGTCGGCTGAAGGATCTGGAACTGCTGAGCGATGCCGGCTATCGGTCGGCGTCGATCGAGTTCAGCGTGAATGGCTGGCGGTCGTCCGAGCCGGAACCTCTGCTCGCAGAGCAGCCACGCCGCTTCGAATCTCTGGTCTTCTGGGGTTTGGCCGAGGGGCTATTCACCCCGTCCCGCGCATCCGAATTCCTGCAGCGGCCGATCGATCAGCTTGAGCCCACGATGGCGATGTAG
- a CDS encoding virulence RhuM family protein — MSELILYTTEDGRSQIKLRAEQQTVWLTQLEMAELFDATKQNISLHLKNLFQDGELDPAATVKESLTVQTEGARQVERKITLYNLDAILAVGYRVRSPRGVQFRRWASTVLKEYLLKGFVLDDERLKNPDGRPDHFDEMLARIRDIRASEKRFYQKVRDLFALSSDYDKTDQATQTFFATVQNLLLYAVTQQTAAELITARANPDDPHFGLLNWQGARVRKQDILVAKNYLTEDEIDTLNRLVVIFLETAELRTKRREEIRMSFWRQNVDQIIASNGFPVLTHAGKVSHAQMERSTSALYDDYDQRRRQEEARQADEQDDAELKALENALKKRAKP; from the coding sequence ATGAGCGAACTGATTCTCTACACCACCGAAGACGGACGCAGCCAGATCAAGCTGCGAGCCGAACAGCAGACGGTCTGGCTCACGCAACTGGAAATGGCCGAGCTGTTCGACGCCACGAAGCAGAACATATCGCTGCACCTGAAGAACCTGTTCCAGGACGGAGAGTTGGACCCCGCAGCAACTGTCAAGGAATCCTTGACAGTTCAAACCGAGGGCGCCCGCCAGGTGGAGCGCAAGATCACGCTTTACAACCTCGACGCCATCCTCGCCGTCGGCTATCGGGTGCGCTCACCGCGCGGCGTGCAGTTCCGCCGCTGGGCGTCCACGGTGCTCAAGGAATATCTGCTCAAGGGCTTCGTGCTGGATGACGAGCGTCTGAAGAATCCGGATGGCCGGCCGGACCACTTCGATGAAATGCTGGCGCGCATCCGGGACATCCGTGCCTCGGAGAAGCGTTTCTACCAGAAGGTGCGCGACCTGTTTGCCCTGAGCAGCGACTACGACAAGACGGACCAGGCGACGCAGACCTTCTTCGCTACTGTGCAGAACCTGTTGCTGTATGCCGTCACGCAACAGACCGCAGCCGAGCTGATCACGGCGCGCGCCAACCCGGACGACCCGCACTTCGGCCTGCTGAACTGGCAGGGCGCCCGGGTGCGCAAGCAGGACATCCTGGTCGCCAAGAACTACCTGACCGAAGACGAGATCGACACCCTGAACCGCCTGGTGGTGATCTTTCTGGAAACGGCCGAACTGCGCACCAAGCGCCGCGAGGAAATCCGCATGAGCTTCTGGCGGCAGAACGTGGATCAGATCATCGCGAGCAACGGCTTTCCGGTGCTCACACATGCGGGCAAGGTGAGCCACGCACAGATGGAGCGCAGCACGAGCGCGCTGTACGACGACTACGACCAGCGCCGCAGACAGGAGGAGGCACGTCAGGCCGACGAGCAGGACGACGCCGAGTTGAAGGCGCTGGAAAACGCCCTGAAGAAACGCGCAAAGCCATAA
- a CDS encoding inorganic phosphate transporter — MELENYSDIEKAALRGRREILRLGIGLLFVVGTMIYAALGVGLQGPGGIMLVVAAMIGGYMAMNIGANDVANNVGPAVGSRALSMTGAIVIAAIFEVAGALIAGGDVTSTIRGGIIDPSAIADSNRFVWVMTAALLAGALWLNIATAVGAPVSTTHSIVGAVLGAGVAAGGMAAGKWDMVGGIVASWIVSPVLGGLVAAGFLYWIKRAITYRSDMVAAAQRTVPVLMGIMAASFATYLILKGLNKVWNVDFGTACAIGAGLGVLTWLLVRAHLRRNAFRLNNSKASINSLFGLPLVFAAALLSFAHGANDVANAIGPLAAITDTVLHGAVSAKADVPLWVMMIGAIGIAIGLALYGPKLIRTVGHEITELDPMRAFSIAMAAALTVIIASQLGLPVSSTHIALGGVFGVGFLREYIKTSYAQTLAEIKSHHQGADKEVVEAFLNDFDKADKKGKRAMLDALKAHTAQAHLSKQERKAIKRTHRHELVKRSALFKIAAAWIVTVPASALMAAMIYYMIFGIVHA; from the coding sequence ATGGAACTCGAAAACTATTCCGATATTGAAAAGGCTGCGCTGCGCGGCCGCCGTGAAATCCTTCGTTTGGGCATCGGCCTGCTGTTCGTCGTCGGGACCATGATCTACGCCGCCCTCGGCGTGGGCCTGCAGGGCCCCGGCGGCATCATGCTGGTGGTGGCGGCCATGATAGGCGGCTACATGGCGATGAACATCGGCGCCAACGACGTGGCCAACAACGTCGGCCCGGCGGTCGGTTCGCGCGCACTGAGCATGACCGGCGCCATCGTCATTGCCGCCATCTTCGAAGTGGCCGGTGCACTGATCGCCGGCGGCGACGTCACCTCGACCATACGCGGCGGCATCATCGACCCGTCCGCGATCGCCGACAGCAACCGCTTCGTCTGGGTGATGACGGCGGCGCTGCTGGCTGGCGCGTTGTGGCTCAACATCGCCACCGCGGTCGGTGCGCCGGTGTCGACCACGCACTCCATCGTCGGCGCGGTGCTCGGCGCCGGCGTCGCCGCTGGCGGCATGGCCGCCGGCAAGTGGGACATGGTGGGCGGCATCGTCGCCAGCTGGATCGTCTCGCCGGTGCTGGGCGGTCTGGTGGCGGCCGGCTTCCTGTACTGGATCAAGCGCGCCATCACCTACCGCAGCGACATGGTCGCCGCCGCGCAGCGCACGGTGCCGGTGCTGATGGGCATCATGGCCGCGTCGTTCGCCACCTATCTCATCCTTAAGGGACTGAACAAGGTGTGGAACGTCGACTTCGGCACCGCCTGTGCGATTGGCGCCGGCCTTGGTGTTCTGACCTGGCTGCTGGTGCGCGCCCATCTGCGGCGCAACGCCTTCCGGCTGAACAACAGCAAGGCCAGCATCAATTCGCTGTTCGGCCTCCCGCTGGTATTCGCCGCCGCGCTGCTGAGCTTCGCCCATGGCGCCAATGACGTCGCGAACGCGATCGGCCCGCTCGCCGCGATCACCGACACCGTGCTCCATGGCGCCGTGTCCGCCAAGGCCGACGTACCGCTGTGGGTGATGATGATCGGCGCCATCGGCATCGCCATCGGTCTGGCGCTGTACGGCCCCAAGCTGATCCGCACCGTCGGCCACGAAATCACCGAGCTCGACCCGATGCGCGCGTTCAGCATCGCGATGGCGGCCGCGCTGACCGTCATCATCGCCTCGCAACTGGGCCTGCCGGTCAGCTCGACCCACATCGCGCTGGGCGGCGTGTTCGGCGTCGGCTTCCTGCGCGAGTACATTAAGACCAGCTACGCGCAGACCCTTGCCGAGATCAAGAGCCACCACCAGGGCGCCGACAAGGAAGTCGTCGAAGCCTTCCTGAACGATTTCGACAAGGCCGACAAGAAGGGCAAGCGCGCGATGCTCGACGCGCTGAAGGCGCATACGGCGCAGGCGCATCTGTCGAAGCAGGAACGCAAGGCGATCAAGCGCACGCACCGGCACGAACTGGTGAAACGCTCAGCCCTGTTCAAGATCGCCGCCGCCTGGATCGTCACCGTGCCGGCGTCGGCACTGATGGCGGCGATGATCTACTACATGATCTTCGGGATCGTGCATGCGTGA